In Acidovorax sp. GBBC 1281, a single window of DNA contains:
- a CDS encoding methyl-accepting chemotaxis protein codes for MVLPGSLHRRINAAAARFATEHAGSFTLEPPQGGAAQAPLLRCAGRLLNGDFSVADRFTAQTGVRATVFARQGNDFVRIATSVRKQDGERAVGTLLDRSHPAYANLLAGRAYAGYATVFGRQNMTRYDPVRDASGHVVGVLYVGLDVSEIPALNLAGRLALLVLAVQYALWALAWLVLAPLPASWVAVVAGLPLLAAAAIYGMVQRGIARPVAQGRAAAQRIAAGDLTTQMHVARRDEVGQMLQAINGIGVGLAGLVGNVRRGADGLRLSTSEIAAGNGDLATRTEQQAGEVNSAASALEQLTATVGQNAEHARRVNGLMGAVSQAAGQSGAAVDRVVATMGDIREGAHRIRDIIGIIDGIAFQTNILALNAAVEAARAGEQGRGFAVVAGEVRALAQRSGDAAREIRGLIAASVERVDAGGGLVDDARQSMQGIAHSIAEVTHLIEGIAAASGQQSSGIDGIHQSVARIEQMTQQNAALVEEAAAAALRMREQAAALADAAATFKTP; via the coding sequence ATGGTGCTGCCAGGCTCCCTTCACCGGCGGATCAACGCCGCCGCGGCGCGGTTCGCCACCGAGCACGCCGGCAGCTTCACGCTGGAGCCACCGCAGGGCGGCGCCGCGCAGGCGCCGCTGCTGCGCTGTGCCGGGCGCCTGCTGAACGGCGACTTCTCGGTGGCCGACCGCTTTACCGCGCAGACCGGCGTGCGCGCCACCGTGTTCGCCCGCCAGGGCAACGACTTCGTCCGCATTGCCACCTCGGTGCGCAAGCAGGACGGCGAGCGCGCGGTGGGTACGCTGCTCGACCGCTCCCACCCGGCCTATGCCAACCTGCTCGCGGGGCGGGCCTATGCCGGCTACGCCACGGTGTTCGGCCGGCAGAACATGACCCGTTACGACCCGGTGCGCGATGCGTCTGGACACGTTGTGGGCGTGCTCTACGTGGGCCTGGATGTCAGCGAGATTCCCGCGTTGAACCTGGCGGGCCGGCTGGCCCTGCTGGTGCTGGCGGTGCAGTACGCGCTGTGGGCGCTGGCCTGGCTGGTGCTGGCGCCGCTGCCTGCCAGTTGGGTGGCGGTGGTGGCGGGCCTGCCGCTGCTGGCGGCTGCGGCGATCTACGGCATGGTGCAGCGCGGCATTGCCCGGCCCGTGGCGCAGGGGCGCGCGGCGGCGCAGCGCATCGCCGCCGGCGACCTCACCACCCAGATGCACGTGGCCCGGCGCGACGAGGTGGGGCAGATGCTGCAGGCCATCAACGGCATCGGCGTGGGGCTGGCCGGGCTGGTGGGCAACGTGCGGCGGGGTGCGGACGGGCTGCGCCTGTCCACCAGCGAGATCGCGGCCGGCAACGGCGATCTGGCCACGCGCACGGAGCAGCAGGCCGGCGAGGTCAACAGCGCCGCCTCGGCGCTGGAGCAGCTCACGGCCACGGTGGGGCAGAACGCCGAGCACGCGCGGCGCGTCAACGGGCTCATGGGCGCGGTGTCGCAAGCGGCCGGGCAGAGTGGCGCGGCGGTGGACCGGGTGGTCGCCACCATGGGCGACATCCGCGAGGGCGCGCATCGCATCCGCGACATCATCGGCATCATCGATGGCATCGCCTTCCAGACGAACATCCTGGCGCTGAACGCCGCGGTCGAGGCCGCCCGCGCGGGCGAGCAGGGCCGGGGCTTCGCGGTGGTGGCGGGCGAGGTGCGGGCGCTGGCCCAGCGCTCGGGTGACGCCGCGCGGGAGATCCGCGGCCTCATCGCCGCCTCGGTCGAGCGGGTGGACGCGGGGGGCGGCCTGGTGGACGATGCGCGCCAGTCCATGCAGGGCATTGCCCACTCGATCGCCGAGGTCACGCACCTGATCGAAGGCATTGCCGCAGCGAGCGGCCAGCAAAGCAGCGGCATCGACGGCATCCACCAGAGCGTCGCCCGCATCGAGCAGATGACCCAGCAGAATGCGGCGCTGGTGGAGGAGGCCGCGGCCGCCGCCCTGCGCATGCGCGAGCAGGCCGCGGCCCTGGCCGACGCGGCAGCCACCTTCAAAACGCCCTAG
- a CDS encoding OFA family MFS transporter: MSSTQPGFLDKERIIAGPGFNRWLVPPAALAIHLCIGMAYGFSVFWLPLSKALSTAGTGAACPKDMSFFAELFASGCDWRVATLGWMYTLFFVFLGCSAAIWGGWLERAGPRKAGVVSAVCWCGGMLLSALGIHLHQFWLMILGSGVIGGIGLGLGYISPVSTLIKWFPDRRGMATGMAIMGFGGGAMIGSPLAVDLMKRFSTPTDVGVMQTFVVMALLYFVFMMAGALGYRVPATGWKPAGWTPPPPSANTMITQRHVHVKRVWGIPQFWLVWVVLCMNVSAGIGVIGMASPMLQEVFGGALIGVPQKFGELDKAQLAAIAAVAGGFTALLSLFNIGGRFFWASLSDKLGRKMTYVVFFVLGGLLYASIPSSAGAGSKLLFVGAFCIILSMYGGGFATVPAYLADLFGTQFVGAIHGRLLTAWATAGILGPVVVNYMREYQLGLGLPREQVYNQTMYILVGMLVIGLIANLLVRPLADKWFMTDEELAHEKKLAHEKSLAAEVGSGTGAGSSTSPALVAFAWAAVGIPLAWGIYKTLVSAAKFFQ, encoded by the coding sequence ATGTCATCCACACAACCCGGTTTTCTGGACAAGGAACGCATCATTGCCGGTCCCGGCTTCAACCGGTGGCTCGTTCCTCCGGCGGCCTTGGCGATCCACCTTTGCATCGGCATGGCTTACGGGTTCTCCGTGTTCTGGCTGCCGCTGTCCAAGGCCCTCTCCACAGCCGGCACCGGCGCCGCCTGCCCCAAGGACATGAGCTTCTTCGCTGAGCTGTTCGCCTCCGGCTGCGACTGGCGCGTGGCCACACTGGGCTGGATGTACACCCTGTTTTTCGTGTTCCTGGGCTGCTCTGCCGCCATCTGGGGCGGCTGGCTTGAACGTGCCGGTCCGCGCAAGGCGGGTGTCGTGTCCGCGGTGTGCTGGTGCGGCGGCATGCTGCTGTCGGCGCTGGGCATCCACCTGCACCAGTTCTGGCTGATGATCCTCGGCTCGGGCGTCATCGGCGGGATCGGCCTGGGGCTGGGCTACATCTCGCCGGTGTCCACGCTCATCAAATGGTTTCCCGACCGGCGGGGCATGGCGACCGGCATGGCCATCATGGGCTTCGGCGGCGGCGCGATGATCGGCTCTCCCCTGGCGGTGGACCTGATGAAGCGGTTTTCCACCCCCACCGACGTGGGCGTGATGCAGACCTTCGTGGTGATGGCGCTCCTGTATTTCGTCTTCATGATGGCCGGCGCCCTGGGCTACCGCGTGCCCGCCACGGGCTGGAAGCCGGCCGGCTGGACCCCGCCGCCGCCCAGCGCCAACACCATGATCACGCAGCGCCACGTGCACGTGAAGCGCGTGTGGGGCATTCCGCAGTTCTGGCTGGTGTGGGTCGTGCTGTGCATGAACGTGAGCGCGGGCATCGGCGTGATCGGCATGGCCTCGCCCATGCTGCAGGAGGTGTTCGGCGGCGCGCTCATCGGTGTGCCGCAGAAATTCGGCGAACTCGACAAGGCGCAGCTCGCGGCCATCGCCGCCGTGGCCGGCGGCTTCACCGCGCTGCTGTCGCTGTTCAACATCGGCGGCCGGTTCTTCTGGGCCAGCCTGTCGGACAAGCTGGGCCGCAAGATGACCTACGTGGTGTTCTTCGTGCTGGGCGGCCTGCTGTACGCCAGCATCCCCAGCTCGGCCGGGGCCGGCAGCAAGCTGCTGTTCGTGGGGGCGTTCTGCATCATCCTGTCGATGTACGGCGGCGGTTTCGCCACGGTGCCGGCGTACCTGGCCGATCTGTTCGGCACGCAGTTCGTGGGCGCCATCCACGGCCGCCTGCTCACCGCCTGGGCCACCGCGGGCATCCTGGGCCCGGTGGTCGTCAACTACATGCGCGAATACCAGCTGGGCCTGGGCCTGCCGCGTGAGCAGGTCTACAACCAGACCATGTACATCCTGGTGGGCATGCTGGTCATCGGCCTGATCGCCAACCTGCTGGTGCGCCCGCTGGCCGACAAGTGGTTCATGACCGATGAAGAGCTGGCGCACGAGAAAAAGCTCGCGCACGAGAAATCGCTGGCGGCCGAGGTGGGATCGGGCACCGGGGCCGGCAGCTCCACCAGCCCGGCACTGGTGGCGTTCGCCTGGGCTGCGGTGGGCATTCCCCTGGCCTGGGGCATCTACAAGACCCTGGTGAGCGCGGCCAAGTTCTTCCAGTAA
- the apbC gene encoding iron-sulfur cluster carrier protein ApbC, producing MAVTEQALLAALASVSDPHTGKDFVSARAVRNVRIAGGDVAFDVELGYPAKSLVPELERQLTAAAQAVAGVEQVAVRITSQVVAHAVQRGVQLLPQVKNIIAVASGKGGVGKSTTAANLALALAAEGASVGVLDADIYGPSQPMMLGIEGKPESADGKTMEPMRNHGVQVMSIGFLIDADQAMIWRGPMATQALEQLLRQTNWKDLDYLIVDMPPGTGDIQLTLSQRVPITGAVIVTTPQDIALLDAKKGIKMFEKVGVPILGIVENMAVHVCSQCGHAEHIFGEGGGQRMAAEYGMAYLGALPLDMQIRLQADTGAPTVVADPDGEVARIYKKMARDVAVKVAQQAKDFSSKFPTISISKTT from the coding sequence ATGGCAGTCACAGAACAGGCGCTGTTGGCGGCGCTCGCGAGCGTAAGCGATCCGCACACCGGCAAGGATTTCGTCAGTGCGCGGGCGGTGCGCAACGTGCGCATCGCCGGTGGCGACGTGGCGTTCGACGTCGAGCTGGGCTACCCGGCCAAGAGCCTGGTGCCCGAACTGGAACGCCAGTTGACCGCGGCGGCCCAGGCCGTCGCCGGCGTGGAGCAGGTGGCGGTGCGCATCACCAGCCAGGTCGTCGCCCATGCGGTGCAGCGCGGCGTGCAGTTGCTGCCGCAGGTCAAGAACATCATCGCCGTGGCCTCCGGCAAGGGCGGCGTGGGCAAGAGCACCACCGCCGCCAACCTGGCCCTGGCGCTCGCGGCCGAGGGCGCCAGCGTCGGCGTGCTGGATGCCGACATCTACGGCCCCAGCCAGCCCATGATGCTCGGCATCGAGGGCAAGCCCGAAAGCGCCGACGGCAAGACCATGGAGCCGATGCGCAACCACGGCGTGCAGGTGATGTCGATCGGGTTCCTGATCGATGCCGACCAGGCCATGATCTGGCGCGGCCCCATGGCCACCCAGGCGCTGGAGCAGCTGCTGCGGCAAACCAACTGGAAGGACCTGGATTACCTCATCGTGGACATGCCGCCCGGCACCGGCGACATCCAGCTCACGCTGAGCCAGCGCGTGCCCATCACCGGCGCGGTGATCGTCACCACGCCGCAGGACATCGCGCTGCTGGATGCCAAGAAGGGCATCAAGATGTTCGAGAAGGTGGGCGTGCCCATCCTTGGCATCGTCGAGAACATGGCGGTGCACGTGTGCAGCCAGTGCGGCCACGCCGAGCACATCTTCGGCGAGGGGGGCGGCCAGCGCATGGCGGCCGAATACGGCATGGCCTACCTCGGCGCGCTGCCGCTGGACATGCAGATCCGTCTGCAGGCCGACACCGGCGCCCCCACCGTGGTGGCCGACCCCGACGGCGAGGTGGCCCGCATCTACAAGAAGATGGCGCGCGACGTGGCGGTCAAGGTGGCGCAGCAGGCCAAGGATTTCTCGTCGAAATTTCCCACCATCTCCATCAGCAAGACCACCTGA
- a CDS encoding restriction endonuclease, with product MAPNSLFAILLRSPWWISWSVAGLIALVCGALLPSHIAPYAAVGALPIFGVGCLAAWRQWRAPSSARVQAVLGQAAEMPWRTFADALERAWQAEGYAVRRLTGLQADFHLEKAGQTALVSARRWKAATHGIEPLRDLQAAARAQDVPASTYIAMQGTVSDNARGYAREHGITLMEGEALAALLLKAPRTATAR from the coding sequence ATGGCCCCCAACTCCCTGTTCGCGATCCTGCTGCGTTCGCCCTGGTGGATCAGTTGGTCGGTGGCCGGTCTGATCGCGCTGGTGTGCGGCGCCCTGCTGCCCTCGCACATCGCCCCGTACGCCGCGGTGGGCGCCCTGCCGATCTTCGGCGTGGGCTGCCTGGCCGCCTGGCGCCAGTGGCGCGCGCCCAGCAGCGCGCGGGTGCAGGCCGTGCTGGGGCAGGCGGCGGAGATGCCCTGGCGCACCTTTGCGGATGCGCTGGAGCGCGCCTGGCAGGCCGAGGGCTACGCGGTGCGCCGCCTCACCGGCCTGCAAGCCGATTTCCACCTGGAGAAAGCGGGCCAGACGGCCCTGGTGAGCGCACGCCGCTGGAAGGCCGCCACCCATGGCATCGAGCCGCTGCGCGACCTGCAGGCGGCCGCCCGGGCGCAGGACGTGCCGGCCAGCACCTACATCGCGATGCAGGGCACGGTGAGCGACAACGCCCGCGGCTATGCCCGCGAGCACGGCATCACGCTGATGGAGGGGGAGGCCCTGGCCGCCCTGCTGCTGAAGGCGCCCCGCACCGCAACCGCCCGGTGA